The window AGGGAGACATAACTGGTGCTTTGTCAGATTACCAGCAATCTAGGGATATCACTGAGAGCATCAACGATGTCCAAGGCACAGCCGCCACGCTGACAAATATGGCTTATTGCGAAGGAGAAAGGGGAAATAAGACAAAGCAGTTAGAACTATACCTGGAAGCAGTCCAACTATTCGGACAAGTCCGCGCTTATCTAGATTTATATAAGACTTTAAATAACTTAGGCATTCGTGATGAAACGAAGGGAATTATTTACCTTGCTCAAGCTGTATGGCTGTGTCTGCGAATTCAAGTCCCTTTAACTAATACAGTAAATACTCTTTGGGCTATGTATGATTATGTAGTCCAAGAGAATGAAATGAAAGCTTTACTGGGTGCAGTAGCAAGGTATTTCTGCCAAATTCGCGGCGAAGGTCATCCCCAGTTAGAGGAGTTAAAACAGCGCAGTTTAGATATTTTAGCAGGTGCGGCTGCTGCTCAAGGGATTGACACACAGGAAGCATTTGCTACTTGGTTTGTGCAGCAAGGGTTGAATGACCACGAATATTTTATACCGCAACTCAAGCAACGTTTAGAGGCGATTATTGGGGATGAGTGGCTATTTGAGCGATTTTAAGCTTTTTCTGTTCCCTGGCGAGGGTTCAGATCCCCGACTTCTCAAAGAAGTCGGGGATCTATGCTTAAGCTAATCATCTAGCAGTAGTGGCTGTAAATCGCTGCTAATTTGTAAATTAGTATCTGCTAAAAATTGCTGATAGGCTGATTCTCCCTCAATCTGCATCTTGATATATTCTGTTTTGGGTAGTGTTCCGGCGCGCAATCTTGCATATTCTGAATAACTGGAAAACTCCCATTCTTGCGGTTGCTGTACGAGTCCTGCTTTGACTGGATTGAGATGAATATAACGAGAGAGATTGATCAAATACTCAGTCTGTGAAATGTGGATACTTTGAAACCTTCCCTGAAACAAGACTCCAGAACGATTAAAACGTTTATTAATTGCCTTTGTATAGGCGAGGGAGAGAGATTTCATGGCATCAGAGAGGGTTTCATCTCTGAGATATACTAAAAAATGATAATGATTGGGCATTAAACAGTAAGCAACGATATCTACTGCTTTACTGATGAGATGTTCTCTGACTAACCTCAAAAAATAAATATAATTCTCACGCTCAAAGAAAATATTTTGCCGGTTATTCCCTCGATTGTAGACGTGATAAAAGTTTCCAGTGTACAAGGGAATTGCTCGTCGCGGCATAGCTGGGAATATAAATGTGTTGCTTTTAGTATTCCCTGAAAAAGTGCAATTTATTCAGATGCTAATTAATCAATCAAATCCCCGACTTCTCAAAGAAGTCGGGGATCTCAGCATTCATTCAAGGTGCGATTCCCCAAATATTAACTCTGCCATCGAAGCTACCACTGGCTAGGGTTTGACCATCAGGACTGAAGGCGATCGCACTTACCCAGTCTGAATGTCCCATCAGTGTATTTACTACCTCTCCAGTATTTAAATTCCACAATTTCACGCCGTCTCTGCCGGCACTGGCTAAAGTTCGTCCATCGGGATTAATGGCGATCGCATTCACCCAACTATTGTGTCCTGTGAGGGTGCGAACTGGCGTGTTAGAATTTAGACTCCAAACTTTAATTGTGCGATCGCGGCTAGCAGTCACGAAATTTGACCCATCTGGCGTGAAAGATAGAGTAGTAACTATCTGAGAATGCCCAGTAAATTCACGGATTAATTCCCCAGTTTTCAAGTTCCACAGCTTAATTACACCCTTGTTATCACCACTAGCTACAGTTTGACCATCAGGACTGATTGCCACTGTATGTATAGAATTATCAAAACGGACTAAGGTAGCCAATGGACGCTGCTGTAACAAATCCCACATCCGAATCCCGTCTAAAGCACCACTGACGAGAACTCGACTATCTGCCGATACAGCTAAAGACATCACATTACTGCCATGTCCCACAAAAGAACGACTAAAGCTATTATTTCTCAGATTCCAAAGATTAATAGTATTATCGCTGCTACAGCTAATTAAAGTTTGACCATCTGGTGAAATTACCAAAGACTTCACCCCAGTTTTGTGGGCTTTTTTAATCCGCCCCACTCTTTCACCACTGCTGGGATTCCACAATTGGATGATCCCATCATTTTCTGCACCACCACTGGCCAGAAGTTGGCTATTGGGACTAAAGGCTAGAGATTTAACGTTTCCGCTATGTGCAGAGAGGGTGTACAGCAGTTGGGGACCAGTAACCGCACTTTTGATTTGAGCGTTTGGTGCAAATTCCACAACAGCATGAGCAGCACGAATGTTTAACCCTTGCCAGACAGTTATCGGCAGAGCGATCGCTGCCATAAATGCCATAATAATGTACGGTTGCCGTCCGGAATCATCACCACTTTTTCCCTCACTCCTCACTATTTTTCCTCACTTTTAAGATACTTACGCCAATCAAATTTACCGAATTATGTCCTTACCGGGGGGTTTTTTCTTAGAAATAGTCAGAATTGGCAGAGTAGGACTAGATGATTGGGAAGGCAAATAATGTTGTACTACAGGCTGATCTGGTAGGGGTCGCCGTTGCTGGATATGCCACAACTTAAAAGCTAGGCTGATCCCTGCTGTCCCCAAACCAACAGCAAATAATGACCAACTATCATTCAGTCCTCCAATCAGGGAGTCTACCAGGCCTACCGTCATCAATACGCTGATTATTGGGTCTCTTCTGTAGGCTGACTTTAAAAAACGAGGTAATACAGCATTCATCACAGCTTGGTTTATCCAGATTACCTTATGTGTAATTTTACTGGGAATACCTCACACATTAACTGACATTTTGACTATCGGCATCTCAATCACTAGAATTTTCTAGATTACTGAAAAAGTCTAGTGATTAACCTTCTTGCAGGTGTTATTTGCCAACAAGTTTAAGATCATACCAAAACTTTTCTAAGTGCCTCTTCGTCATAGACAGAAAATTGTGTAAGGTAGTTCCCTTTTAGGTATTGATACGCTCAAAACCAGCTAGTTGTTTCAGCTGGTTCAAACACTTCTAATTACTAGCTTACAACCTCAAGGCTGATGATTTTTTGTAGACCTATTTCAGGCCTAGCCATGATAGCACACCTTGATTAGTGAAGTACTCAATAACCACAGTCAATAAAAAGCCAACCATTGCAGCTCTACCGTTTAAGCGTTCTGCGTATTCATTAAAGCCAAATTTGGGATCTTCTAATTTGGGCGTAATTGTTGGTTGTGATTGTGTCATTTTCCAGGAACCTCTTTTTGGCAAACGGGAGTTAAAACAGTGAACAGTAAACAATTATCAAGGTTTCAGATGGCATTTACCACCAGAAACCAACTTTTGTCAAAAGTTTAGAGAGTGTGACTCCCAAGTTGATTATTGATAACTGATGGGGGTGATGGCGGTGCTTGAATGCCAGCATCTCTGGGAGAATCGGCTACAGCGTCCAAAAAAAACCCTACTAACACTATGTTAACAATTTGTAATTATTTTTCATATATTGTATAAATACTGGGGCAATAGTCAAGGGTAGGAGTTTCATAGCTTGCTAGTGGGGTTGAGAAAGCTAAGTTAGTAGTTAGTTATCCCGAATACGGAAGTGCAAGCCGGATACTGGCAGGCTAAAGTTGAATAAAAAATCATTAGAGGCGGAACATGGAAATCGGCGTTCCTAGAGAGTCTAAGGATCAGGAGTTTCGGGTAGGGTTGAGTCCTTCTAGTGTGCGGGTGCTGCGGGAAAATGGTCATGCCATTTTTGTTCAGACTCAAGCAGGTAGTGGTGCGGGATTTACAGACGATGACTATCAAGAAGCTGGGGCTGAGATTGTCTCCACACCTGAAGCAGCTTGGAATCGGGAATTAGTTGTCAAAGTCAAAGAGCCTCTAACTAGTGAGTATAACTTTTTACAAAAAGAGCAGATTTTATTTACTTATCTGCATTTAGCGGCTGATCGCAAATTGACCGAGCATTTAATTGATTGTGGCACTTGTGCGATCGCCTACGAAACCGTAGAACAACCCGGTGCTAACAAACTACCATTGCTGAGTCCCATGAGCATTATTGCAGGGAGACTAGCAGTACAATTTGGAGCCAGATTTCTAGAACGCCAGCAAGGTGGTAGAGGAGTTCTCTTAGGCGGTGTACCCGGAGTCAAAGCCGGAAAAGTCGTAATTTTAGGTGGCGGTGTTGTGGGTACAGAAGCCGCTAAAATTGCCGTAGGCATGGGTGCTGCTGTGCAAATCTTAGATGTAAGCGTCGAGCGCTTATCTTACTTAGAAACCCTATTTGGTTCCAGAGTCGAATTAATATACAGCAACTCTGTTCATATCGAAGCCGCTATTAAAGAAGCCGACTTACTGATTGGTGCTGTGTTAGTCCCAGGACGTAGAGCGCCCATACTAGTATCTCGCGAATTGGTCAAACAAATGCATCCCGGTTCAGTCATCGTAGATGTTGCAGTTGATCAGGGCGGTTGCGTGGAAACTCTACACGTAACATCACATACTAATCCTGTATATGTTGAAGAAGGTGTAGTGCATTATGGTGTTCCCAATATGCCAGGTGCAGTACCTTGGACAGCAACACAAGCACTGAATAACAGTACATTACCTTATGTTGTGCAGTTAGCAAATTTAGGCATCAAGGCATTGGAAGTTAACCCAGCGTTAGCCAAAGGCTTGAATGTCCAAAATCATCGCTTAGTACATCCGGCTGTGCAAGAAGTTTTCCCGGATTTAGTAAGTTAATGTTACAGGGTATTAGGTAAGTAAACATTAATAAATAAAAGCTTGTAGTAAGTGCTTTAGTTTTAAAACACTTACTACAGAAGGTAAATTTGTTTAACCCAGGAATTACAGGGTTTAACTAAGACTTCATGAAGTACGACAAAAATCATTGAGATAGTTATACATTTCCCGAAATAATGGGCATTTTCTTTGAACTACATCTGGATCTATATAACCTAATAGCGCAGGTGTATGTAACCCTTTAGAAAAGCGGGTTGATCTGCTATCAAATTCATCTAGGACACTAGAATCTACTAGCGCCTGTGATAATTTTTCTAGACAACAATCTCTTTCACTATCGTACTCACTAAATGACTCTGGGGTATCAAAAGGAATACTTTTTTCTGTACTCAACCACTGACACATACGCTGGTGTCTGCCTTTAAAATCAGGATGTTTAGCTACTGAATTAGACCAATCTGCGATAATCCAAGCTTCTAATTCAGGAGATGCAAATCCCACAAATGTTTTGATATTAATAGATTCTGATATTGATAATATAGCAGCTAAAATTTTTTCTTCTTGCTCAATCGGATTGCGACAATCTAAATCATCAAAAACTAAAATTAAATTACACTTATTTGGTTGATATTTTAAAGCAATAGGTAACTCGATCTTAATTTGTTCAATTAAACTTTGACCTGTTTTTCCATAACTATGTTCCTTATTAGATTTACCACCAGGTTTATTACGAACTGGGGTTTTTCTTTCAAATTGACATCCAGGAAAATTTTTTTCTAAAAAAGGAATCAGTCCTCTAACTTCAGATTCACCACCACCTGCAAACACCCATACTACCACGGCCATCCTCCAATACTGGGATCACCAACACGGTATAAATCACCTAATTCCCATCCTTCTGCTAGTTTTTCACTCAGCATTTCAGGAAAAAGCTTTTTTATGGAAAAATGCATTTTATCTTCGGAATAAAAACAAAAGACATTTTCTAAACAATCTGTGAAATGGTCTAAAAGGTCAGGACTGTGTGTGGTAATAATTACTTGCGTCTTTCTTGCAGCTTTTTTAATCCATTCTGCTAAAATTGGCATCCATGATACGTGTAACCCTAATTCTGGTTCATCAATTACTAGCAATGACGGTAAAATTGGAGAATGCAAAATAGTCGCCCAACACAACATTCTTACAGTTCCATCTGATAATTCATCCAAATAGAAGGGTTCGTATATATCTTCAAAATACCATTCTAAATTTAGAGATAATCTACCAGAACGTATAGGTCGAAGACGACGGCTTTTTGGTAATATAGCCTTTAATGCTCGGTTAATACTTTCCTCAAAGTCGATATCTAGTTGAATTAAATTATCCAATACTAGAGGTAGATTTTCTCCAGATGCGGATAAATAAATATCATTTCCTCCAATTTTTGGCTCTGAGATTCTAATTTTATTTAAATCCATATTATTGGCATTATAAAATTGCCAGTGCGAAATTAATTCAATTAATTCTCTTCTGACTTTATAAACAGGTGTATTTTCAGGAGGATATTGACTATATTCAAGTAGCCTAGGGATGGTAGCAAGTCCTAAAGAATTGCTTGGTATATCTTCTAAACCTTCAAAATGAGTTGTTGAGCTTTGAGCCGGTTCATCATAAACTGACACAGCGCCTTTGCCAACTTCTCTATCATGAAATTTATAATAATAAAAAGGTGTCGATGAATTGGAATCATGTAAATTGACTCCATTATATAAATACTCTTCTCCTATAGAAACTTTCAGATTAGGTTTATTCACAAAAATTTTTATATCAAGGATTCTGCAATTTTTAGAATCTGTATCAATTTGGGTATTTTGAGGAAATTCAAAACAATATGCAAGTCTTACTCTCGCAGGACTATCTACACTAATATCTAAAATTCTGTCACCGCCAATTTGAGATATAGCATCTTCAAAACTACTGACACCCCGACTTTCATCAGGAATTGTAGTTAGGCTAGATTTTAAGAACTTCAAACAGCTAATAAAGTTGCTTTTACCTGAATTGTTTGCACCTATAAAGATATTGAGTTTATTTAATTCGACTACCTTATCTAAAGACAAATTTTTATAATTCTTACTAATCAGAAAATGAAGCAGGGGGTAATTCATAAAACTGCCAATAACTTTGGATAATTATGACTATAAAATACTATATTCTTCCATTTTACACATTGAGTGCTGATGGCAAGTAAGAAAATCTCTATTGAGACAATTTGCAACAAAACTAATTTAGATGCAGCCAGCCTTTTGGTATATTTGCAATCTATCCAAAGCGTTTATCCTAAATGGTGTGGCTAACTAAGGGAGAAAATTCGTGGAATTTTTATCCGATTCTGTGGTGCTATCACGGATGCAATTTGCGCTGACGGCACTATTCCATATGCTGTGGCCTGTGCTGACTACCGGAATGGGGATTTATTTGGTAATCGTTGAAGGCATATGGCTAAAAACTCGTAATCCTGATTACTACCTTCATGCTCGTTTTTGGTCAAAGTTTTATGTCCTCAACTTTGGCATTGGTGTCGCAACTGGTATCCCAATGGAATTTCAGTTTGGCACCAATTGGGCCCCTTTCTCGGAAGCGGTAGGTAACTTTTTTGGCAGTGTTATTGGTTTTGAGGCTTCTTGGGCATTTATGCTGGAAGCGGCATTTTTAGGTATTATGTTATTCGGCTGGGAACGAGTTAATCCTGCCATTCACTATCTCTCAACTATCTTGGTGGCTGTTGGCGCTAACTTATCCACACTCTGGATTTTGACAGCAAATTCCTGGATGCAAACTCCATCGGGTGGAGAAATGGTTAATGGTAAATTTGTTGTTAGTGATTACTTTCAAGCAATTTTAAATCCCTCTATGGTTAACAGTGTGATGCATATGTTCTTTGCCACACTGGAAACTTCTTTATTTGTGATTGGTGGAATTAGTGCTTGGTATATTTTGCAGCAACGCCATCAAGCTTTTTTTGCTCGGTCTTTAAAGATTGCTTTAGCAGCTGCGATCGCAGTTGCTCCATTACAAATATACATCGGTCACTTAAGCGGCGAACAAGTTTATCACTATCAACCCACCAAACTCGCAGCAATGGAAGCCCAATGGGAATCTTCCCCCGCTGGACAACCTGCTGATTGGAGTTTACTAGCCATACCCAATAACCAGGCGCAAAAAAACGACTGGGAAATCACCGTTCCCAATGCACTGGGGTACATTCTGGAATTTAGGAAAAATCTCTCAGAACCTTTACGCGGACTGAAGGAGTGGAAACCACAAGATCGTCCCCACATGGTGGGTTTAATTTATTACGCCTTCCGCACAATGATCGCCATTGGCTTTTTCTTCGCCGGATTAATGCTGTTAAGCACTTTGCAATGGCTACGCGGTAAGCTTTCACCAGAAAATATTTCTCAGCAACGCTGGCTGATGCGGGCTTGGATATTTGCCGCACCTCTAGGATACATCGCCGTCGATTCAGGCTGGATTGTGCGCTGCGTAGGACGACAGCCTTGGACATTATACGGGCAAATTCGCACCGTTGATGCTGCTTCTCATATACCTGCTAGCAATGTTTTAGTTTCACTAACCAGCTTTGCCACAGTCTACAGTCTTTTATTTATTGCTGCTTTGTACTTTGGTAGTCGGATTATTCGTAGAGGCCCAAATCTCGACTTACCAATCCCCGGATTAGAAATTACTAAACCCGCAGTGGAAACCACCCCTGGAGATTTTATACCAGATGAACGTCCGGCAGAAGCACAACAATAGAAAAATCAATCCCCAAATAAACACAGATAAGTCATCTAGATTATCTCAGGTTTAAAAATATTTCCTAAATCCTCACTTGTACATATTCTTGCTCCCTCTCCTTACTAAGGAGAGGGTTGGGGTGAGGTTTAGATATTCCCAAATTTATCTGTGGTTTTAAATATCCTGAATCCATATTTTTGCAAAACATTTCAACAAGAAATTATATGGAGACACTCAAGTATTTTCTCCCCCAAGTATGGTTTGTAATTTTGGCTCTCTTCCTCTTCCTCTACGTGATGCTAGACGGATTTGATTTAGGAGTTGGGATATTGTCTCTCACTTCCTCAGATGAAGAACGCCGGGGCATTTTAATGACTAGCTTGAGTAATATTTGGGATGCTAATGAAACCTGGCTAGTTCTCATGGCTGGGGGTCTATTTGGGGCATTTCCCCTAGCTTACGGCACAATTTTAAGCGCTCTGTATATTCCCATTCTCACAATGGTGTTTGGGTTTATCTTTCGGGGTGTAGCCTTTGAATTTAG is drawn from Nodularia sp. LEGE 06071 and contains these coding sequences:
- a CDS encoding chlorophyll a/b-binding protein: MTQSQPTITPKLEDPKFGFNEYAERLNGRAAMVGFLLTVVIEYFTNQGVLSWLGLK
- a CDS encoding WD40 repeat domain-containing protein, coding for MRSEGKSGDDSGRQPYIIMAFMAAIALPITVWQGLNIRAAHAVVEFAPNAQIKSAVTGPQLLYTLSAHSGNVKSLAFSPNSQLLASGGAENDGIIQLWNPSSGERVGRIKKAHKTGVKSLVISPDGQTLISCSSDNTINLWNLRNNSFSRSFVGHGSNVMSLAVSADSRVLVSGALDGIRMWDLLQQRPLATLVRFDNSIHTVAISPDGQTVASGDNKGVIKLWNLKTGELIREFTGHSQIVTTLSFTPDGSNFVTASRDRTIKVWSLNSNTPVRTLTGHNSWVNAIAINPDGRTLASAGRDGVKLWNLNTGEVVNTLMGHSDWVSAIAFSPDGQTLASGSFDGRVNIWGIAP
- a CDS encoding AAA family ATPase; this encodes MNYPLLHFLISKNYKNLSLDKVVELNKLNIFIGANNSGKSNFISCLKFLKSSLTTIPDESRGVSSFEDAISQIGGDRILDISVDSPARVRLAYCFEFPQNTQIDTDSKNCRILDIKIFVNKPNLKVSIGEEYLYNGVNLHDSNSSTPFYYYKFHDREVGKGAVSVYDEPAQSSTTHFEGLEDIPSNSLGLATIPRLLEYSQYPPENTPVYKVRRELIELISHWQFYNANNMDLNKIRISEPKIGGNDIYLSASGENLPLVLDNLIQLDIDFEESINRALKAILPKSRRLRPIRSGRLSLNLEWYFEDIYEPFYLDELSDGTVRMLCWATILHSPILPSLLVIDEPELGLHVSWMPILAEWIKKAARKTQVIITTHSPDLLDHFTDCLENVFCFYSEDKMHFSIKKLFPEMLSEKLAEGWELGDLYRVGDPSIGGWPW
- a CDS encoding REP-associated tyrosine transposase; protein product: MPRRAIPLYTGNFYHVYNRGNNRQNIFFERENYIYFLRLVREHLISKAVDIVAYCLMPNHYHFLVYLRDETLSDAMKSLSLAYTKAINKRFNRSGVLFQGRFQSIHISQTEYLINLSRYIHLNPVKAGLVQQPQEWEFSSYSEYARLRAGTLPKTEYIKMQIEGESAYQQFLADTNLQISSDLQPLLLDD
- the ald gene encoding alanine dehydrogenase, whose amino-acid sequence is MEIGVPRESKDQEFRVGLSPSSVRVLRENGHAIFVQTQAGSGAGFTDDDYQEAGAEIVSTPEAAWNRELVVKVKEPLTSEYNFLQKEQILFTYLHLAADRKLTEHLIDCGTCAIAYETVEQPGANKLPLLSPMSIIAGRLAVQFGARFLERQQGGRGVLLGGVPGVKAGKVVILGGGVVGTEAAKIAVGMGAAVQILDVSVERLSYLETLFGSRVELIYSNSVHIEAAIKEADLLIGAVLVPGRRAPILVSRELVKQMHPGSVIVDVAVDQGGCVETLHVTSHTNPVYVEEGVVHYGVPNMPGAVPWTATQALNNSTLPYVVQLANLGIKALEVNPALAKGLNVQNHRLVHPAVQEVFPDLVS
- a CDS encoding DUF4276 family protein; its protein translation is MAVVVWVFAGGGESEVRGLIPFLEKNFPGCQFERKTPVRNKPGGKSNKEHSYGKTGQSLIEQIKIELPIALKYQPNKCNLILVFDDLDCRNPIEQEEKILAAILSISESINIKTFVGFASPELEAWIIADWSNSVAKHPDFKGRHQRMCQWLSTEKSIPFDTPESFSEYDSERDCCLEKLSQALVDSSVLDEFDSRSTRFSKGLHTPALLGYIDPDVVQRKCPLFREMYNYLNDFCRTS
- a CDS encoding cytochrome ubiquinol oxidase subunit I; this encodes MEFLSDSVVLSRMQFALTALFHMLWPVLTTGMGIYLVIVEGIWLKTRNPDYYLHARFWSKFYVLNFGIGVATGIPMEFQFGTNWAPFSEAVGNFFGSVIGFEASWAFMLEAAFLGIMLFGWERVNPAIHYLSTILVAVGANLSTLWILTANSWMQTPSGGEMVNGKFVVSDYFQAILNPSMVNSVMHMFFATLETSLFVIGGISAWYILQQRHQAFFARSLKIALAAAIAVAPLQIYIGHLSGEQVYHYQPTKLAAMEAQWESSPAGQPADWSLLAIPNNQAQKNDWEITVPNALGYILEFRKNLSEPLRGLKEWKPQDRPHMVGLIYYAFRTMIAIGFFFAGLMLLSTLQWLRGKLSPENISQQRWLMRAWIFAAPLGYIAVDSGWIVRCVGRQPWTLYGQIRTVDAASHIPASNVLVSLTSFATVYSLLFIAALYFGSRIIRRGPNLDLPIPGLEITKPAVETTPGDFIPDERPAEAQQ